From the Excalfactoria chinensis isolate bCotChi1 chromosome 1, bCotChi1.hap2, whole genome shotgun sequence genome, one window contains:
- the FMC1 gene encoding protein FMC1 homolog, whose amino-acid sequence MAALGSPLRTFRELLRELRHIGGGAYRDTAAYRHVLAAFRAHRVTSEKLCRAQQELHFQAATYLCLLRSVRQHQALHREYHGRGERSPEEVAGLVGFRLPQQPGGKG is encoded by the exons ATGGCGGCGCTGGGCTCTCCGCTGCGGACGTTCCGAGAGCTGCTCCGCGAGCTGCGGCACATCGGCGGAGGCGCCTACCGCGACACGGCCGCCTACCGGCACGTCCTCGCCGCCTTCCGCGCTCACCGG GTGACCAGCGAGAAGCTGTGCCGGgcccagcaggagctgcacttccAGGCCGCCACCTACCTGTGCCTGCTGCGCAGCGTGCGGCAGCACCAGGCCCTGCATCGCGAGTACCACGGGCGCGGGGAGCGCTCCCCAGAGGAGGTGGCGGGGTTGGTGGGCTTCAGGCTGCCCCAGCAGCCGGGGGGGAAGGGCTGA